CCACGATAAACAAAATGGccataaacaaacacaaatccaaacagTAGGTGGTCACATTTTTTATAAACATCAACAAACACAACcaatattttcatttcattacATGTAACATTGACCATTGACTGATTACTTAAAAAACTATAGAACAACCACAAGCCCAAATTAAAAACCCAAATAGTGACTGATTTCTTACCAAGATTTTAGTCCCTCGAACAACCCGTTGCTTGTCTAGGTTTATACTTGCAGCATGATTTCAATATCAGATACATAATGGGGTTTTTCGTGTTTCTAAGGCTTGTGAGGAAAAGATTCAATGGTTCgtgttttttatttgtgttatgttttgatttttaataaaatagtgtttttcTAACATCTGGGGGTAAGGTGGGTAACGGAGAGCAAACGGATTGAAGTTCAAGTGAGCAAAGtgttaaagttttaaaccacggaTAGGTAAAGGGAAAACAGGCCAAACCACAGGTGAGTTTACTGTTGTGGGGACATTAGAAGgcttttgtccgctttggggagccagtccctcacggttttgtcctcGTCCCCGAGTGTGGTTGGGGGATTTTTGCCATGAAGTGATTGACACCTAGGCTCACCtttgtcccacatcggttagagaaccctcccactcaaggtttataagcttctggagcaaccaagagtgtaccactactacacatgtgtagtagtggtacactcttggttgctccagaagcttataaaccttgagtgggagggttctctaaccgatgtgggacaaaGGTGAGCCTAGGTGTCAATCACTTCATGGCAAAAATCCCCCAACCACACTCGGGGACgaggacaaaaccgtgagggactggctccccaaagcggacaaaagcCTTCTAATGTCCCCACACTTATAGTTTCGTAATAACTATAAACCTAAGATGACTAGGCCCCAAGTTCAATTCAGTGCATCATTTGAAGGTtacttcaatttatttatacttGTCTCTTAAACAAATCTTTTTACTTGTGTACATATCTCTTTCTTTCCAAGAATTCTACTTGGAAAGTATCTCACCCTAAGCTAGACGCTTTGCTTTGCCTTGACCATGTAACTTgacttgtttgtgtttttctttccaagaatcctaaTTGTTTGACTatttaaatttggaaaaatatagACAACCGGGCAGAAATGAAGGGGCTGAAGATCAAATTGCCAATGCGTCGTGAAACCAGTTTGACCCCAAAGGTGTTTGGTAAGCGGAAGAGAAGAAATATGCATAGCAACAATTCCCTAACATTCCTTGGGGAGAGAGCTGTTTCACCAAGGGGTTCAAATGCTGCCACATTGAATCAAGGTAATGTGTcttgcttttttctttcttgtttctttttttctttttcttttttctcccttttggAGTGTGTTTTTGCTCTACTTAAACATGAGCTATCTTTGCTtctttatttgaattatttctaCGAACGGAATTTCTGTGATGCAGAAACTGTTTCTCCTGACAAAGAAATTCATGGAAATAAAGAAGCGGAAGGTGCAATAGACGATGAACAAGCAGGTGTCACCAGAAAAGATATTGAAGTGCAAACTTCTAGGAACATTGCTACAGAAGCTTGTGAGAATTCTCCTGCCATGTTTACATCAACGGCTTCTGAGCAAAATGTCCATGGTGCAGAAGTTGTATCCCCTGATAATGACCCTCATGGATATAACGATGGACACGGTGATTATTTTAGCTGCAATTGCATTAATGCATcactttttgaaaattcaagtACCTCTTTAGAATCCTCGAGCTCAGATGACCTCTGTGTAGATTTTGCAGGAGAAAGAAGTGTAATATTGGCAAACCAAGAGCTTAAAGGTGCCCTGGAAAAAACATTTGAGATACATATTCCTGAGGAGACTGCTGATGGTGCCGGTGCCAATGCTGCTGCCATTTTGACCGTCATGCCTTCAGAACAAGATGTCCGAGATGCGGCTGTCGTTTCCCTGGACACTGCTCTTGAAGGAGATAATGAAGGAATGGGTACATACAGTCCAGATCGCGTGAGCTGTAAGAGTTTGGCTCCATCGCTTTTTCACATGACAAGCGCCTTCTATGACATTACCTCTGATGCAACAAGCTCAGCAGATAACACACTTGAACAAGTGGGTTCATATTGTGTGAGTGCTGAGTGTGCTCCGACTCTTCTTGCCATAATTGAGAAGTATGGTGACATTGCTAGAAATTGTAGGCTCGAGTCTTCTAAGATGATTAATTACTTACTGGAGAGAGTTTGCACAGCTGTTCACGATCTGCAGGAATTACCATTTAGTAAGCTCAAGAAGCATCATCTAACTTCTGTTAATGATGTTATAGTTTTGGCTGATGCTGCAAAGCTGGATGTAGAATGGCTTTGTGACCATCATGATGAAATTAGGGAGATTATTGTGCATAACATTCCTTACTACAAAGATCTGAAATCTGATTTAGCAAATTCCACTGAATTTCTCAAATCAAAGAAGACATCTCTTGGTAATAAGAAGCTTGAAAGGTTGAAGTTGCAAGCTGAATTACGAATGCTGGAGTGCGAGATTGAAAATGAGGAGTGTCAGTTGCAACGCATTTCAAAAACAGTGGAGGAACTGAAGGAGGAGAAACGCAAAGTTCAATCCAAATTGCAACAATACCATTGCAGGTCTGCTGGACACGGGTTGCTGGAGAAGTAGCTAGGAACCTCGATTTCTAATTCAAGTTGGAGCTCTAAGGTTGATCATGGAAAACttaatttaagtttatttttattttttaaagaaaagacgAAGTTGATACTTGGAAGAATGCTCATATGGCCTTGTTCTGAACTTTTGAATACTTGGCTAGTTTCTATTATTTCAAACTAGCTGCAAACTATATGCAATCTATGTATTAAATCTAATAGCCTCTTTCGTGCTGTGATATAGATGATTGTTacgttgatttttctttgtatttgattttttttaggatgTTGAATTTTTGATTGCTAGGTTTTTTAATTGGAGCTCTATCTCTTTTGTATTGTGGGTCATATATGGGTTAGTGTGATTCTGATTTCTTCGTGTAGTGCTGTTGTGTGGATATGCCAACTGGGTTTTTTAATTGGAGTTCTACCTCTTTTGTGTTGTGGGTCATATATGGGTTTATGTAGATATTGTTTAATGAGAGAGGTTGAATAGTTTGCAGACTTATTTCCCATATGATATGAGCGGTTGCcccaaattaataaaaagtgaAACAGAGTGGTCCAAAATTTCCCATATTCGATGTTTTGGTATTGACGCTATTAAAATTCATCCCTAGCTGCGCAGGTTGGTCCAAGACAGATCCCGGCCATAAGTTTTCTCATATTGAATCAACCAAACAATTATCAAAGATTGCCAAATTCACtttcagttctctctctctctctctctctctctctctctctctcttaaatttcCAGTTATACTTTAAgaagtaataataaaatagaatgtTCTGTTCTCTTCAGCTGCAAATGATCGAAATTCAAGAGCTACATGTGATGACAAACCAAATAAGAGAAGCTCCAGATTTGTTTGCGCAATGgtaatacaaaaacaatgtggtTAGTCCATCTTctactctctcttttcttttatagatttcttaatttttttttccctgtttaTTTCCAAGTGTAATTCCCAAATTTTGAATGTGCCTGTAGGGTTATTTGATGATTATCCAATTGGGGAGTggtgagaaatttttttacctGCAAACAAGTTCAGGTATTTAAATTTCTCCTTCTGCCAAAgacattattttctttctcagcATAACACAATGCAAGACTTATGCAATGATATATTTGTCTAGCTTAGATTATTGGGAGAATTTATGTGAAACAATCTTGGACAATATTAAGGGTCTACTTAGATCCATAGGAAATTTTAGGAAAcatatgcataatttttcagatctataaaattttcatttgccCAAACtcaaacactcaaaaaaaaaacctcatacAATCTAAGTTTCATAGAcaacaaaaaatctttttttacaaattcctGATGCAATATGCTATTCTTGATATAAAGTATGCATAATAAAAGAACACCAAAATCAGCTTAAAATTATGCAGGGCAAGGATTCTgttattataaaagaaaacaaactttTCCTTATCCTAGCTGCCTTGACTAAGTTAAGTAGGAAGTATcatattcttttttccttttcttgtctTGGATTTTTCCATTTTGCATGATAAGTAATGTCtataattttgtttatcaaaagcaaaaaaaaaaaaaaaaaagtctctaaTTTCATTGTTTtactatttcatttttccatctaCTCTACTTAATAGAATGGAGAGTGGCCCCATTTATGATGACTCAATTCTTGATAGAAACTTATCCAGGAATTGGAGTCTCAATTCTAATATCCCTTAAGTCCAAGTAATGGAATGGACTGGATTCATCTGTATAGTTTTGTACAGGTGATTTTGCTGTAATTTGGGTTTTCATTTGCTGTAACAGTATTAGTCTTTGTGTTGTATATGGAGGTTGCAAGTTGCAGCTTAAGCTGCCATATGCTATACAGAATGATGTAGAGCTTGCTCTGCTGTCTGGTTGTTTGGCTTgcgccaaattttttttttttgttagatagGGATTAATTTAaagattttgagtttatttACGTTGCATGCATTATGTGAGCCtagatttttgggttgggtcttCTCCTATGTGATTTTAATGACTATTTGTGTAGGTATGTGTAAGTATTTTCTGTCACTTTTGTGTGTAAGTATTTGGGTTGGGTCTTATCCTGTGTGATTTCAATGAACATGTAGTGTAACAGTATAATTTTTTCTGTCATTTGTCAACCACTTTGTTTTATGGCTATTGAAATTGTTGTATAACTTAATATGGTCCTTTGAATTGATTCTATTGTGGACCTATTTTTACgtgtaatttaataattttgtagAATTTGAGTTTGATTCATTTCTATCTGTTTAAAAGATTCAGTTTTTGGAAATTCTGAGAATTGGAgttttatatatcaaatttttttttgagatgtggATTTGTTTATAAATCTATTATAGGATGCTGGGTCTTGTAtattaatatttgaattgttgTAATCTAAGACTTTTTAGGGATTTTTATAGGTTTGGTGTCATTGGGAAGATGGGtttgattgaataaagaaaGGGGCTATTTGGCACAATATATGTGAATTCATAAGATTTTAGCAATAAttatgttttgtttggtttttgagaTAAGGTTGgaatagaaaattaatttgggttttttactgtggtttgattttgatgGTCAATGTAACAGAACCTTGTGCTATTAGGGAGCTTGGTACAACTTTTCGTTTTAGTCCTAGAGTGGTTGTATAGCTTGGGGATTGAAACAAAATAAGTAGTAAGATtaaagattttgttttgtttttttccaagCTTTTTTCTCATCAACCAGAGAGTTGTTGTAATTTGATTCAATGGACCACCTTATGCTGGTTGATGACACATTGGGTGACAGTTTAGATTTAGAAGTTGATGACTTAATTAAAGTGTGACGACATAGTGGATAAAGATGTGAGTGATGAAGAGATTGAAGCAGAAGAATTGGAAAGGTGAATGTGGAAGGATCGTATCAAACTCAAGAGGCTTAAGGAAAGACAGAAGATTGCAGCCTAACAAGCTGCAGAGAAGCAGAAGCCC
The sequence above is drawn from the Quercus robur chromosome 7, dhQueRobu3.1, whole genome shotgun sequence genome and encodes:
- the LOC126690905 gene encoding uncharacterized protein LOC126690905 isoform X2 codes for the protein MKGLKIKLPMRRETSLTPKVFGKRKRRNMHSNNSLTFLGERAVSPRGSNAATLNQETVSPDKEIHGNKEAEGAIDDEQAGVTRKDIEVQTSRNIATEACENSPAMFTSTASEQNVHGAEVVSPDNDPHGYNDGHDFAGERSVILANQELKGALEKTFEIHIPEETADGAGANAAAILTVMPSEQDVRDAAVVSLDTALEGDNEGMGTYSPDRVSCKSLAPSLFHMTSAFYDITSDATSSADNTLEQVGSYCVSAECAPTLLAIIEKYGDIARNCRLESSKMINYLLERVCTAVHDLQELPFSKLKKHHLTSVNDVIVLADAAKLDVEWLCDHHDEIREIIVHNIPYYKDLKSDLANSTEFLKSKKTSLGNKKLERLKLQAELRMLECEIENEECQLQRISKTVEELKEEKRKVQSKLQQYHCRSAGHGLLEK
- the LOC126690905 gene encoding uncharacterized protein LOC126690905 isoform X1, coding for MKGLKIKLPMRRETSLTPKVFGKRKRRNMHSNNSLTFLGERAVSPRGSNAATLNQETVSPDKEIHGNKEAEGAIDDEQAGVTRKDIEVQTSRNIATEACENSPAMFTSTASEQNVHGAEVVSPDNDPHGYNDGHGDYFSCNCINASLFENSSTSLESSSSDDLCVDFAGERSVILANQELKGALEKTFEIHIPEETADGAGANAAAILTVMPSEQDVRDAAVVSLDTALEGDNEGMGTYSPDRVSCKSLAPSLFHMTSAFYDITSDATSSADNTLEQVGSYCVSAECAPTLLAIIEKYGDIARNCRLESSKMINYLLERVCTAVHDLQELPFSKLKKHHLTSVNDVIVLADAAKLDVEWLCDHHDEIREIIVHNIPYYKDLKSDLANSTEFLKSKKTSLGNKKLERLKLQAELRMLECEIENEECQLQRISKTVEELKEEKRKVQSKLQQYHCRSAGHGLLEK